One segment of Pleomorphomonas sp. PLEO DNA contains the following:
- a CDS encoding ABC transporter ATP-binding protein yields the protein MTTQANELDVADVSKAFVGTRALLPTSFAVKKGEFVTILGPSGCGKSTLLRIITGITEPSGGRILLRGKDITRLPPERRDIAIVFQSYALFPHMSVADNILFGLKMKRVPKEERKRRFAQVVAICGLETLVTRSPRQLSGGQQQRVALARALVVQPALLLLDEPLSNLDAKLRETLREELMALHRRTGSTTLYVTHDQSEAMSMSDRIIVMKDGQVVESGAPRSLYMRPRQRFTALFFGHTNIVPVKVDGSQAHLPWGGSVALVEKSQGCGEISLRPECLTLAADPAGPGVVTAATFMGADVHYTVRIGDRLLRARHGSTAPFAEGTRVSVTVDTPVSLLAAELPGLTGAAVEAQ from the coding sequence GTGACGACACAGGCGAATGAACTCGACGTCGCAGACGTTTCCAAGGCCTTTGTCGGAACGCGGGCACTCCTTCCCACCTCGTTTGCGGTGAAGAAAGGTGAGTTCGTCACCATTCTCGGCCCGTCGGGGTGTGGAAAGTCGACCCTGCTGCGCATCATCACCGGCATCACCGAACCGAGTGGAGGGCGGATCCTGCTGCGCGGCAAGGATATTACCCGCTTGCCGCCAGAGCGTCGCGACATCGCGATCGTCTTCCAATCCTACGCGTTGTTTCCGCACATGAGCGTTGCCGACAACATCCTGTTCGGGCTGAAGATGAAGCGAGTGCCGAAGGAGGAGCGCAAGCGCCGTTTCGCCCAGGTGGTCGCCATTTGCGGTCTCGAAACTCTCGTCACGCGCTCGCCGCGCCAACTCTCAGGTGGCCAGCAACAGCGTGTCGCGTTGGCGCGCGCGCTGGTGGTCCAGCCGGCACTGCTGCTGCTCGACGAACCTCTCTCCAATCTGGATGCCAAGCTCAGGGAAACCCTGCGCGAAGAGCTGATGGCGCTCCATCGGCGGACCGGGTCGACAACGCTCTACGTCACGCATGACCAGAGCGAGGCGATGAGCATGTCCGACCGGATCATCGTCATGAAGGATGGTCAGGTGGTGGAAAGTGGCGCGCCGCGTTCGCTGTACATGCGGCCGCGCCAGCGGTTCACCGCGCTGTTCTTCGGCCATACCAACATCGTTCCCGTGAAGGTGGATGGCAGCCAGGCGCATCTGCCCTGGGGTGGATCGGTCGCCCTTGTCGAAAAATCGCAAGGGTGCGGTGAGATTTCGTTGCGGCCGGAGTGCCTTACGCTGGCCGCCGATCCCGCTGGCCCCGGGGTCGTCACTGCGGCAACCTTCATGGGCGCGGATGTTCACTACACCGTTCGCATCGGCGATCGCCTGCTGCGGGCTCGCCACGGCAGCACCGCCCCGTTTGCCGAAGGGACGCGCGTGTCGGTGACCGTCGATACGCCCGTCTCTCTTCTGGCGGCGGAGCTGCCGGGGCTGACCGGCGCGGCCGTGGAGGCGCAATGA
- a CDS encoding ABC transporter permease, producing MMRSDRLHLFLLLLPGIGVLLATFGLPLFWAVVGAFGLGADGPGFTLMPLSDIFAQAKYRKGLMMSLYYAIAPTMLTLFVAIPLALLLQKSFIGRKLLNGLYKLPLAVPAIVAAFLVLTLFEQGGFVDRLLMLGGWSIGKIVRDPFGIGVILATLWKDVPFMTLIIAGAFGAIPSDTVSAARSLGATRLRAFWAVQLPLAMPGITAATLLCFVKSLGNFAAPSLLGPAYPLPLSILMYDSYREGDWMAIYAMGTVLILAAFVVLAAYYTLTAAAFGAGKAANSR from the coding sequence ATGATGCGCAGCGATCGGCTTCACCTTTTCCTGCTCCTGTTGCCCGGGATCGGCGTTCTCTTGGCGACCTTCGGCCTGCCGCTGTTCTGGGCGGTGGTGGGGGCGTTCGGTCTCGGCGCCGATGGTCCCGGCTTCACGCTGATGCCGCTTTCGGACATTTTCGCTCAGGCGAAATACCGCAAGGGCCTGATGATGTCGCTCTACTACGCGATCGCGCCGACCATGCTGACGCTGTTCGTCGCCATCCCCTTGGCGCTATTGCTGCAAAAGAGCTTTATCGGTCGCAAGCTATTGAACGGGCTTTATAAGTTGCCGCTCGCCGTGCCGGCGATCGTGGCTGCCTTCCTGGTTCTGACGCTATTCGAGCAGGGCGGTTTCGTAGACCGTCTGCTGATGCTGGGCGGCTGGAGCATCGGCAAGATCGTCCGCGATCCCTTCGGTATCGGCGTCATCCTGGCAACGCTCTGGAAAGACGTGCCGTTCATGACGCTGATCATCGCCGGTGCGTTCGGCGCCATTCCAAGCGATACGGTGAGTGCGGCGCGCAGCCTTGGTGCTACACGGCTACGTGCCTTCTGGGCGGTGCAGCTTCCGCTCGCCATGCCGGGTATTACCGCCGCTACATTGCTTTGTTTCGTCAAGTCGTTGGGCAATTTCGCGGCCCCCAGTCTGCTGGGCCCCGCCTATCCGTTGCCGCTGTCGATCCTGATGTACGATTCCTATCGCGAGGGTGACTGGATGGCGATCTATGCCATGGGAACCGTGCTGATCCTGGCAGCCTTCGTCGTGCTGGCTGCCTACTACACGCTGACGGCCGCGGCCTTCGGCGCAGGCAAGGCGGCAAATTCAAGATGA
- a CDS encoding ABC transporter permease, translating into MMLIHSLRSRGLLLSFAALFCVLLMLGLPLGIIVLWSVSDGWFPPSLLPDGYTARHWLMFLSDPSLKSAAINSLVITVVVTFATMIIAMPTAWALARYEFALKKVVEIFVLAPLIVPGIVVAVGLGRVFLKLDLAYTMLGVIIIQVAGVLPMTIRILASGFEAIPSDLIAAARTLGANRIAVVRHILIPLSVPAMLAAGLLSFIGSFEEFERTFIVGAPIVHTLTTRLYINLSGAGLVVPVASVVCLILLLPVFLIFMLTSRIMRDDVMAAGMGKL; encoded by the coding sequence ATGATGCTGATTCACTCCCTCCGCTCGCGCGGCCTTCTGCTGTCGTTTGCCGCGCTGTTCTGTGTCCTCCTGATGCTCGGCCTGCCGCTCGGCATCATCGTGCTGTGGTCGGTGTCGGACGGCTGGTTTCCGCCGAGCCTGCTGCCGGATGGCTATACCGCGCGTCACTGGCTCATGTTCCTGAGCGATCCGTCGCTGAAGTCGGCGGCGATCAACAGTCTGGTGATTACGGTCGTCGTCACCTTCGCCACGATGATCATCGCCATGCCGACGGCCTGGGCGCTGGCGCGTTACGAATTCGCGCTGAAGAAGGTGGTGGAGATTTTCGTCCTCGCGCCCCTCATCGTGCCGGGCATTGTCGTGGCGGTGGGGCTGGGGCGCGTGTTTCTCAAGCTCGATCTCGCCTACACCATGCTTGGCGTCATCATCATTCAGGTGGCCGGTGTGCTGCCGATGACCATCCGCATTCTGGCGAGCGGTTTTGAGGCCATACCCTCCGATCTCATCGCGGCGGCGCGGACACTGGGGGCCAACCGCATCGCGGTGGTCCGCCATATTCTCATCCCGCTCAGCGTTCCGGCCATGCTGGCCGCCGGTCTTTTGTCCTTCATCGGCAGCTTCGAGGAGTTCGAGCGGACCTTCATCGTCGGCGCTCCCATTGTCCATACGCTGACAACCCGGCTTTACATCAATCTGTCCGGCGCGGGGCTGGTGGTGCCGGTGGCCTCGGTCGTCTGCCTCATCCTGTTGTTGCCAGTTTTCCTGATCTTCATGCTGACCAGCCGCATCATGCGCGATGACGTTATGGCCGCCGGCATGGGCAAGCTCTGA
- a CDS encoding sugar phosphate isomerase/epimerase family protein → MPNTAAAIRVGASAESANGLPSTIIESLDRLEEVGTDTVELPLLWMELVIDGRVMPARLEELRRAVSGRPFAYSAHAAIGINFMCDPVYLKLHQNLARAHLTIASELACEHMVVHTGFCAPTLAKPQIERLRAQECETLLMLADEARAAGVIVCVENIFAEKGNRLTASASELAAELRELDHSHIRACLDISHAALHCDSVGLDLMEEVAPLIPLAKHVHIHDSFGRTNNIPVHTQQEALGLGVGDLHLPVGWGNLPFDDIVTLADFPKETIFNIELNKHRWHALDEAVRETRRLALRARVR, encoded by the coding sequence ATGCCAAACACCGCTGCCGCCATCCGGGTCGGGGCTTCCGCCGAATCCGCCAATGGCCTGCCTTCGACGATCATCGAAAGCCTGGATCGCCTCGAAGAGGTGGGGACCGACACCGTCGAGCTACCGCTGTTGTGGATGGAACTGGTGATTGACGGTCGCGTCATGCCGGCTCGCCTTGAGGAACTGCGTCGGGCGGTGAGCGGGCGTCCGTTCGCCTATAGCGCTCATGCCGCCATCGGCATCAACTTCATGTGCGATCCCGTCTATCTCAAGCTCCATCAGAACCTGGCAAGGGCGCATCTGACGATCGCCTCGGAACTTGCTTGCGAGCATATGGTCGTGCACACCGGTTTCTGCGCGCCCACTCTCGCCAAGCCTCAGATCGAACGGTTGCGCGCCCAGGAATGCGAAACGCTTCTGATGCTGGCAGACGAGGCTCGGGCGGCCGGTGTCATCGTCTGCGTGGAAAATATCTTTGCCGAAAAGGGCAATCGCCTCACGGCTTCGGCCTCGGAGCTGGCGGCCGAACTGCGCGAACTTGACCACTCGCACATAAGGGCCTGCCTCGACATCAGCCACGCGGCACTGCACTGCGACAGCGTCGGACTTGACCTGATGGAAGAGGTCGCGCCGCTTATTCCACTCGCCAAGCATGTCCACATTCACGACAGCTTCGGGCGCACCAACAACATCCCGGTTCACACCCAGCAGGAGGCGCTGGGCCTCGGTGTCGGCGACCTGCATCTGCCGGTTGGCTGGGGCAACCTGCCGTTCGATGACATCGTCACTCTTGCCGATTTTCCCAAGGAAACGATCTTCAATATCGAACTGAACAAGCATCGGTGGCATGCACTGGACGAAGCCGTCCGCGAGACCCGCCGCTTGGCATTGCGTGCGCGGGTGAGGTGA
- a CDS encoding septal ring lytic transglycosylase RlpA family protein translates to MHFKTSATSAFFTAALAVAFFHQAAPAQAQCGKASWYAERGRTASGEPMRPGAHTAAHRTLPFGTLVEVQNLRNGRTVVVRINDRGPFAKGRVIDLARGAANEIGMVGSGTASVRLSVVDEKGMRAPAMCG, encoded by the coding sequence ATGCATTTCAAAACAAGCGCCACAAGCGCTTTTTTCACGGCCGCCCTAGCGGTCGCGTTTTTTCACCAGGCGGCGCCGGCTCAGGCACAATGCGGTAAGGCGTCTTGGTACGCCGAACGTGGACGCACTGCGAGCGGTGAACCCATGAGGCCAGGGGCCCATACTGCCGCCCACCGTACCTTACCTTTCGGGACCCTCGTCGAGGTCCAGAACCTGAGAAACGGCCGCACCGTGGTGGTGCGCATCAATGATCGGGGTCCGTTTGCCAAGGGTCGCGTGATCGACCTGGCGCGCGGCGCGGCCAATGAAATCGGCATGGTCGGCTCAGGAACAGCCAGCGTCCGTCTGTCGGTCGTCGATGAAAAGGGCATGCGTGCCCCGGCGATGTGCGGCTGA
- the gpt gene encoding xanthine phosphoribosyltransferase, which translates to MSPQDAQPLAPKAFPVSWDQFHRDARALAWRLAGLGEWKAIVCITRGGLVPAAIVARELNIRIIETVGIASYHDYTSQGELQIIKQVSRDVIDLEGGEGASVLIIDDLVDTGKTARIVRDMLPKAHFATVYAKPKGRPLVDTFITEVSQDTWIYFPWDLGFAFQPPISRQGND; encoded by the coding sequence ATGTCCCCGCAAGACGCCCAGCCGCTCGCTCCCAAGGCGTTCCCGGTTTCCTGGGACCAGTTCCACCGCGATGCCCGAGCGCTCGCCTGGCGGCTCGCTGGCCTTGGCGAATGGAAGGCCATCGTCTGCATCACCCGCGGCGGCCTGGTGCCGGCGGCTATCGTGGCGCGCGAGCTCAACATCCGCATCATCGAGACGGTCGGCATCGCCTCCTACCACGACTATACCTCGCAAGGTGAGCTGCAGATCATCAAACAGGTAAGCCGGGACGTCATCGACCTTGAAGGTGGCGAGGGCGCCAGTGTCCTGATCATCGACGACCTCGTCGACACCGGCAAGACGGCCCGTATCGTCCGCGACATGCTGCCGAAAGCGCATTTCGCCACCGTCTACGCCAAGCCAAAGGGCCGCCCGCTGGTCGATACCTTCATCACCGAGGTCAGCCAGGATACGTGGATCTACTTCCCCTGGGACCTGGGTTTTGCCTTCCAGCCGCCCATTTCCAGGCAGGGAAACGATTAA
- a CDS encoding competence/damage-inducible protein A — protein MIAQSPSAAVLIIGDEILSGRTRDSNSGHIAAFLTEIGVDLKEIRVVPDEEDRIVAALDALRAAYTYVFTTGGIGPTHDDITADAVAKAFGVAVEYHPDAVDILRQHYVAPEELTEARMRMARIPVGATLIDNPVSKAPGFHIGNVFVMAGVPKIMQAMLLGIEKELEGGVPVQSITVDCPFGEGVIGTALGEVAKAHPLVSIGSYPILAARNFSTKLVIRSREPSALAAAKMAVEAMLATIAHDKAGDSTLTDY, from the coding sequence ATGATAGCTCAATCCCCCAGCGCCGCCGTCCTAATCATTGGCGACGAGATTCTTTCCGGCCGTACCCGCGACAGCAATTCCGGCCACATCGCCGCCTTTCTGACCGAAATCGGCGTCGACCTCAAGGAAATCCGCGTTGTCCCCGACGAAGAAGACCGTATCGTAGCAGCACTCGATGCACTCCGGGCGGCCTATACGTATGTCTTCACCACCGGAGGCATCGGGCCGACTCACGACGACATCACCGCCGACGCGGTGGCCAAGGCGTTCGGCGTCGCCGTAGAGTATCATCCCGACGCTGTCGATATCCTGCGGCAGCACTATGTCGCCCCGGAGGAACTCACCGAGGCACGGATGCGGATGGCCCGCATCCCTGTTGGCGCGACTCTCATCGACAACCCCGTCTCCAAGGCACCGGGCTTCCATATCGGCAACGTGTTCGTCATGGCTGGCGTGCCGAAGATCATGCAGGCCATGCTGCTCGGCATCGAGAAGGAACTCGAAGGCGGCGTGCCCGTGCAATCGATCACTGTCGACTGCCCGTTCGGCGAAGGCGTCATCGGCACCGCGCTCGGCGAGGTGGCCAAAGCGCATCCGCTCGTTTCCATCGGCAGCTACCCGATCCTCGCCGCTCGCAACTTCTCGACCAAGCTGGTGATCCGCTCGCGCGAACCATCGGCACTCGCCGCGGCCAAAATGGCGGTCGAAGCCATGCTGGCGACCATCGCCCACGACAAAGCCGGGGATAGCACTCTCACCGACTATTGA